The nucleotide window TTGGTAAAcacataaactccttgaaaccaacacatggacttcaagaagTGCCTATGGACAAATTCTTcaatataactcaatgcaaccattagtccacagagaatgtcatcaattaccaaaaccacacatgggggcaccacATGTCCTTtcaggtgtgtacaacaaggatgattgtggtaaaataaaaggcaaagactcaaatcatacaagacgctccaagcaaaacacatatcatgtgtgaataaaaatatagtctcaagtaaagttaccgatagacaaagacgaaagaggggatgccttccggggcatccccaagcttaggcttttggttgtccttgaattttaccttggggtgccttggaaatcccaaagcttaggctcttgccactccttgttccaaaatccatcaaatctttacccaaaaacttgaaaacttcacaacacaaaactcaacagaaaatctcatgagctctgttagtataagaaaacaaaccaccactttaatgtaTTGTAATGGaataattctttatttatattggtgttaaacctactgtattccaacttctatatggttcataccccccgatactagccatagattcatcaaaataagcaaacaacacacgaagaacataatctgtcaaaaacagaacagtctgtagcaatctagaAGTTTCGAATACTTacgtaactccaaaaattctgaaaaaaataggaagacctaaataatttgcatattgatctactgcagttggaattggtattttatcactctctggtaaaaatgaaaattattctcatgagcgcatactttctatttttttcagcaagatcaaacaacaatcacccaagaagatcctaaaggctttacttggcacaaacactaattaaaacataaaaccacatctaaacagagggtagatgaattatttattactaaacaggaacaaaaggtaaagaataaaaataaaattgagtttcctccaaacaagcgctatcgtttaacgcccctagctatgCATTGACAaattcaatgatgctcacatgaaagacaagaattgaagcacaaagagagcatcatgaaacacgtgacaaacacatctaagtctaacatacttcatATGCATAAGCagcttataggcaaacaaattatcatagcaagcaaaaaactagcatatgcaaggaagcggaaagaaacaatagcaatctcaacagaacgagaggtaatttagtaacatgaaaatttctacaatcatatttcctctctcataataattacatgtgggatcataagcaaattcaacaaaatagctaccacataaaatattttcaacatgatccacatgcatgcaaagttgacactcttccaaaatagtgggattaacattaactgaagtcatggcctctccaaacccacctttatcaaaaatttcataagattgaacattatccaaatatgtgggatctaaagttgacactcttccaaacccacttccaataatattgcaaacactattatcaatctcatattcatcatggggcttaaataaattttcaagatcataagaagaatcaccctaATCATGATCAtcgcaacaagtagtggacatagcaaaactagcatccccaagcttagggttttgcatattattagcacaattgacactcatagaatttataataacatcattgcaattatgctttttattcaaagatctatcgtgaatcacttcataaagcacttcatcacaattttcagattcacgaatttcaagcaaaacctcataaagataatctagtgcactcaactcactagcaattggttcatcataattggatcttttaaaaagattagcaagaggatgaggatccataacaatagatatttagcaagcgaagatgcaagctaatagaaggcacatggtaacatgagcaaacagaaggacgaacagaagaagggcgaagaaaaggcaaattttgtgcagtgggggagaggaaaacgagaggcaaatggcaaataatgtaacgcgagggagaagagtttatgatgggtacttggtatgtcttgacttgagcgtagaacccccccccccccccggcaacggcgccaaaaatccttcttgctacctcttgagcatgagttggttttcccttgaagaggaaagggtgatgcaacaaagtagtgtaagtatttccctcagtttttgagaaccaaggtatcaatccagtaggagactacacgcaaatcgcctagtacctacacaaacaaataagaaccttgcaaccaacgcgataaaggggttgtcaatccattcacgaccacttgcaaaaagtgagatctggtaaagttaataagataaatatttttggtatttttgttgtatagattggaaagtaaagattgaaaaataaatagtaaactagaattgtagatcggaaacttatatgatgtaaagtagacccgggggccatatgtttcactagtggcttctctcaagatagcatatattacggtgggtgaacaaattactgccgagcaattgatagaaaagtgcatagttatgagaatatctaggcatgatcaaaaacataggcatcacgcccgtatcaagtagaccgaaacgattctgcatatactactattactccacacatcgatcgctatccagcatgcatctagagtattaagttcataagaacatagtaacgcattaggcaagatggcatgatgtggagggataaactcaagcaatatgatataaaccccatcttttttattctcgatggcaacaatacaaatatgtgtcggttccctttttgtcactgggatcgagcaccgcaagatggAACCCAGagccaagcacttctcccattgcaagaaagatcaatctagtaggtcaaaCTAAACCaaaaattcgaagagacttgcaaagatatcaaatcatgcatataagaattcagagaagaatcaaatattgttcatagataatcttgatcgtaaacccacagttcatcggatctcgacaaacacaccgcaaaaagtattacaccgaatagatctccaagaacattgaggagaactttgtattgagatccaaagagagagaagaagccatctagctaataactatggacccgaaggtctatggtaaactactcacacatccttggagaggctatgatgttgatgtagaagccctacgtgatcgaatccccctccggcagatcgccggaaaaggtccccatatgggatctcacgggtacagaaggttgcggcggtggaaaagtggtttcatggctcccctggatgttttcagggtataagagtatatataggcgaaagaagtaggtcggtggagctaagaggggcccacgagggtggggggcacgcctaccccctgggcgcgcctccctatctcgtggccacctcgttgcttccttgacctccactccaagtctcctggattgcgtttgttccaaaaaagatcctcacgaaggcttcattccgtttggattccgtttgatattccttttctgtgaaacattgaaataggcaaaaaaacaacaatttgcactaggccttcggttaataggttagtcccaaaaataatataaaagtgcataataaagcccattaaacatccaaaacagataatataatagcatggaacaatcaaaaattatagatatgttggagacgtatcagatactACACCAAATGTAGCTCATACCTGCCATTGGTTCAACATCTAGCAAGTTTCCACTTGGGTAATATTTGGCTCGTAAGACACATGTACAAACGGAGTCCGGGGCCCGGAGTAATCGCCAACTATGACGCGCGAGCATGGCCAAACTAAATGAGTGGAGGTCTCTAAACCCAAGACCGCCTTCCTCCTTTGATAGTTTCATTTTTCCCATCCGACCCAATGCATTTTCCTCTCATCTGGTTGTTGGTTCCACCAGTACCGACATATGAACTGACTTATTTCATCACACAAGGATTTAGTACGATCGAAGCATGCCATAGCATAGGTCGGGATGGCTTGGGCAACTGCCTTAACATAAACCTCCTTCCCAACCATAGACAAACATCTTTCCATGCCTCCGTGAAGTCTGCTCACAATGCTGTCCTTAATGTATGTGAAGCATTTCTTCGTTGACTTTCCAATGTATGTTGGCAGCCCCAAATATTTGCTTTCCTTCGTTTTAGCACCTAGCTGAAGTTCCTGCAACAGTAAGTTTTTGACACACTGTTTGGCATTGGTACTGAACATGACAGCTGACTTTTCTCTATTTATCACTTGTCCTAAACTTTCCTCATATGCATGTAGGATCCCGTTGATGGCTTGCACACTGTGCACTGTAGCTTCCATGACAAGTAGCGAGTCGTCAGCAAAAAGGAGGTGACTGACCCGGGGAGCTTCAGGGGCAAGTTGAATACCGCGTACATGCCCTTCCCTTTCTGCATGATGTAGCAAAGCTGAAAAACCTTCAGCACAGATTAAGAAGAGATGCGGAGAGATTGGATCGCCTTGTCGTAAACCTCTGCCCGGAACGATGGTTTTGGTTAAGTCACCATTCACTCTAACCAGTATGAAACAGTGGTGACACATTGCATAATCAGTTGTACAAACTCCCCTGCAAAGCCCAACTGTGTCATCATTCCTTCCAAAAAGGGCCACTCAACCCGATCGTAAGCTTTGCTCATATCTAACTTGAGCACCATGTATACATCTTTCCCACTCCTCTTCCTACGCATATAATGTGTCATCTCGTAGGCCAAGATAGTATTATTCGAAATCAATCGCCCCGGGACAAATGCACTCTGGTTAGGCAAAATGAGCTCATCCAAGATCACCTTGAGTCGGTTGGCAAGAACTTTGGATACAAGTTTATACACCACGTTGCACGGGCTAATAGGGCGAAGATCCTTGATCCTTTCTGGGTTCCGAACCTTCGGGATGAGCACAACAATAATTTCATTCCATCCGTCGGGTATACTGCCGCCCTGCAACACGTGTAGAACTTCTTGGACCACAACTTCTCCCACCGTACCGCAAATCTCTTGTAGAACACTGTCGGCATACCATCAGCCCCTGGGGCTTTAAGATCACCCATATCATCTAGTGCACTTTTCCTGGGCGGTGTACTCTTTTAACAAAAAGTTGTTCATCTCAGGTGTGACTCGGGGAAGAATGTGCTGTAGTACTTGCCAAATATTTGCACCTGTCATGGGGGTAAACAAGCCAAAGAAATGGTTAGATATGAGGGCCTTTAAGCCCTCCTCCCCTTCTACCTCCACCCCATCATCTCCTTTTAACTTTGTGATCTGATTGTTTCTCTTCCGCGATGAGGCAAACCCATGAAAGTACTCGGTGTTTCGGTCCCCTTTCGTCAACCATCCCACATGTGCACGTTGTTTCCAAAACACGTCCAGCTGATCCTCAAGACGCCCAAGTTTAAATCACACCACTTGCTCCTTCCTGACACTCACTCctgaaaggttgcttcttcgGCATTCCTCCAATTCAGCCCATAGCTTTTCGATTCTTTTCTGTAAGTCTCCTAACACTTCTCTGCTCCATTCATCCAACCTCCTGGACACTACCTTTAGGCGTTCCATCACCTTACCTTCACCACTCCTTGCTGCATCTTCCCACGCCTCAGTCACCACTTGTTCACAATTATCCTCAAGAAGCCAGCGAGCTTCGAACCTCTTGTTCAAGTTGTTCGGCTTTGGTCTGTTCTTCTTGGTCGCACCATGAACATCAAGGATGATCGGGCTATGGTCTGAATGTTCAGGGCAGCCGTTGTGTACCTTGTAACCTGGAAAACGCATACACCATTGAGGATTTGCAACAGCCCTATCAAGACGCTCACGAATGTAACCATCCAAACGGAAATTATTATTGCGCCAAGTAAATACATCACCCTCGAAACCAAGGTCGTTCAAGTTACACAAATTTAAAGCATCACGAAAACGATCCATCTGAATTTGGGCTCTGGGCAcccctccttgcttctcaaagTTGTAGAGGATCTTGTTGAAATCCCCCATACATATCCAGGGTAGCCTTTCTTGCTGATGTAGTGTACGTAAAAGACGCCACGTATCTTCCCTGAGTTCAGTTCTAGGCTCGCCATAGATGCCTGTAAGTCTCCATTTGTATCCATCATCTTCTTCGATCGTCACATCAATGTGCATTCTTCCAAGCCATCTCAAGCTCAGGTTCACTTCTCTTTTCCAAAGCATAGATAGTCCACCACTCTTCCCAGCACAAACCTTGTAGACGAGGTGTGTCATCCCCAAGGTTTGGTGTAGCCGTTCCACTTTATTTTTATTCATCCtagtttttgaaaaaaaattacaTCGGGATCCTCCTTCTTCTAGAGTTCTAGAAGACCTCGAACTACCGGCCTGTTCCCGAGCCCCCGGCAGTTCCACGTCACAATTCTCATTTCTGCTCGCGGAGCTGTGCCGACAGCCCCGCTTTCTCATTGATCGGAACACCCTCTCCCTCAACTCCTTCTATGTCCCTCTTTAACTTCTTTCCGTCCCCATCTCCTTCCAGACCAGTCTCATCAGAGCCTCGTTTTCCCATCATAGATTCAGTCTTCTCTATAGTATTGCCCTTCATACCACCAACACCCTTCCCAACCTTCCTCTGCTTACGTACCCATGTACTCCCTCCGCCCTATTTTATCTTCCCTGGACTCTGCTAAACTGCTCCCGATATCCGATGGTCGATGTGCATGGGGGTGTTCACATCGCTGACCTCAGGCCCTGCTTGCGCTGCTTTGCCGGAGTCTACTGGCAGCCTATCTGCATCACTCGACCCTTCTGTACAAGACTGTACTGCAACAAACATGTCCCTACCGTCCCTTTTGTCCTGAACCGTACTGGTCTCATTCGACGTCTGATCCTCAAAACCGAGTTTCTTTACTCGATCATTAACTCCCTTCTCTGTACATACCCGACCATCAGTGAGTTTTAGTGGACTAGTAACTTCTCCCTCCTCCCGTACCTTGTCTTTTTTGCTGTTGTTTTCGAGGCTATCCTCTTTTCTCCAGGATCTGCTGTCACTACCTGAATTTTTATTGTTCTTGCTTCCTGCATTATCAAAGTATCTATTCTTTCCCCCTTTTCATCTACTACCATCAGATTTGACGGCTTGTGAGGTGGCGGATCCGGCGGCGGACGCGTAGCAGCACCCAAACTTTTAGGGATAGAGCAAGTTATTGAGGATTTGATAGTATGCGTTTTTTTTAACATCTGATTTTTAGAAAGAAAAAGGGGTGAACCTGCTAGAAGTTGCTCGGGATGTGCGACGAAGTCCACTTGCCTTTCAAATTTCAGAACCAGTCCGCTTTTCAGTTTAGGAAACCCTAAACCCTAGCCTCCTCTCCCCACTCCCATGGCGCCGCCGTCGCAACTGGTGCTTGCGGCCTCCTCCACCGACGCCGGCGTGGCCGCGTGGGACCTCCGCACGGGGGCCGAGGCCATCCGCCACCGCCCCTGCGCCTCCCGGCCACGTGCCATCGCTGCCGTCGCCGGTCgcttcctcgccgccgcccaaGTCGCCGCCGGCAACTCCGCCCCCATCCACTACTACCACTGGGACAAGGTAAGCACTCTTCACAAACCGGACTTCATTTACTTGAACTCGAAACCCTAGGCTGAGCTTGTGTTGTCGGTTCCTGTTGCAGCCTCAGGTGGCTGTGAAGAGCTTCCCCGCCGAGCCAATCCGCGCGCTCATTGCTGATCCAGAGGGGAACTATCTCATCGGCGGCGGTGTGTCCGGTGACATATTCTTTTGGGAGGTGAGGGGATTGTGGTCTCTAGGTGGTGTGGTGGGAACTGTTATTGAAAAGTTGTTCCAGCTTACACATGTTAAATTTTGTGTGCTTTGTGTAGGTGGCTAGTGGAGAGCTGCTTGTCCGATGGCATGCTCACTATCGTGATGTTAGGTGCCTAGCCCTGTATGACATGTTGCTTGTCTCGGCGTCCGAGGATGGGAGCATCAAAGTTTGGGATCTGCTCACGTATGTAGTTTGATGAGGGTAAAAGTTGGGTGAACTATTTTGTATTTTGTTTGACCGGGTTAATTGGTGTTGATTGCAGGATGCTTGATGAGCAATCAAGGTTTGAGGCAAAGACACCATACCTATACAACTTTAATCAGCACACACTTCCTGTAACTGATATTGCTTGTTTTCATGGAGCAATTGCTTTGTCATCTTCAGAGGATCGTACATGTAAAGTGTGTGCTCAATTACTTCTTTTGCTTTTTAGTTGTGAGATAATGAAGGATCTCAATGCTCATATATTTGTTATCTTTGCCCAGATATGGAGTCTATCAGAGGGCAGAATGCTGAGAAGTATTTCATTTCCTGCTGTTATTGATTCTGTCGAAATAGACCCAAGAAGTCATATTTTCTATGCTGGTGGTAGAGATGGAAAGATATATGTTACTGCTATGGGTGTTGATGTCTCCTCTCAGGGCCGTGATGATTTGTCTATTCTTGGTATTCTGGATGACCACAGGTTTGCTTACTGTCCTAGTTTTTCCTTAGTGTGTCTCTTTTATCATGTGATGATATAA belongs to Triticum urartu cultivar G1812 chromosome 7, Tu2.1, whole genome shotgun sequence and includes:
- the LOC125521475 gene encoding protein ROOT INITIATION DEFECTIVE 3-like isoform X1, producing the protein MAPPSQLVLAASSTDAGVAAWDLRTGAEAIRHRPCASRPRAIAAVAGRFLAAAQVAAGNSAPIHYYHWDKPQVAVKSFPAEPIRALIADPEGNYLIGGGVSGDIFFWEVASGELLVRWHAHYRDVRCLALYDMLLVSASEDGSIKVWDLLTMLDEQSRFEAKTPYLYNFNQHTLPVTDIACFHGAIALSSSEDRTCKIWSLSEGRMLRSISFPAVIDSVEIDPRSHIFYAGGRDGKIYVTAMGVDVSSQGRDDLSILGILDDHSKAVTSLTSSTDGLLLVSGSEDGNVRVWDTRSQQVTRKFKHSQGPVTNVLIVTPKRLNLPPLQPLRKVFAASGEVEPRAVILPNPENDVHIAGNLSSNLLEQLLDAQQQHGNSRLFDSGVSTLNGVPNQQGTEWRSKYLELQDLFVHEVLGDMPS
- the LOC125521475 gene encoding protein ROOT INITIATION DEFECTIVE 3-like isoform X2; protein product: MAPPSQLVLAASSTDAGVAAWDLRTGAEAIRHRPCASRPRAIAAVAGRFLAAAQVAAGNSAPIHYYHWDKPQVAVKSFPAEPIRALIADPEGNYLIGGGVSGDIFFWEVASGELLVRWHAHYRDVRCLALYDMLLVSASEDGSIKVWDLLTMLDEQSRFEAKTPYLYNFNQHTLPVTDIACFHGAIALSSSEDRTCKIWSLSEGRMLRSISFPAVIDSVEIDPRSHIFYAGGRDGKIYVTAMGVDVSSQGRDDLSILGILDDHSKAVTSLTSSTDGLLLVSGSEDGNVRVWDTRSQQVTRKFKHSQGPVTNVLIVTPKRLNLPPLQPLRKVFAASGEVEPRAVILPNPENDVHIAGNLSSNLLEQLLDAQQHGNSRLFDSGVSTLNGVPNQQGTEWRSKYLELQDLFVHEVLGDMPS